The genomic DNA AACAGCACTCATCGAGGCAAATCGGGGAAAAGCTTTGACTCGTGTCGAAGGGTATCCACTCGCAAGAGCCGCATTCATCCAATACCGAATCGACTCCTAATATATTTTTATCGTCAGAGAAACGCACAAAATAAAGTATAGCATGAAAAATTTGCAGGATTCAATTTTAGGCGCCGCGGGAAATTGCCAATCCGGAACGGACAAAACGAACCATTTATGGATGGCAGCCAAGCAATTTCGTATCATCTCCTATTCCACCCCCCCTTGAATTGAAACCATTTCCAGTCGGTGGGCTGGCAGATTCAAAAAGGGGACATGGAGCCCCACGAGTAAACCCGTGGTTATCCACCTTAGGCTTTGGGCGACATCACGCCGTAGCACAACAATTGTTTGCACATTCATCCACGGGCAAGCCCGTGGTCTTACGCGAAGGCGGATAAAAAAAGGCCTGTTCAATAAGGGATTCTTCCCTCTTGCAGGCCTTTTCCGTTTCTTTATGGAGGCGGCAACCGGATTCGAACCGGTGAATAACGGTTTTGCAGACCGCTGCCTTAGCCACTTGGCTATGCCGCCTTTCTTTTTGATAATGGAGCGGGAAACGGGACTCGAACCCGCGACAACCACGTTGGCAACGTGGGGCTCTACCAACTGAGCTATTCCCGCATAGATATACGGCATTCTATAAAATCTTTTCGGTTTGTCAATGAAAAACCGTGGTGAGGGAAACGTGATCATCCCCCTCAATCACCGTGGAAAAAGACCTCCCTGAACCGCAGGAAATATTCCCATCCCGACCACAAGGTCAAGCCCAAGGCCGCCCAAAGAAAAACCATGCCTATCAGATGAAAATCCACGTGAAAGTATTCGTAATGGAGACAAAGGCCTATCGTGGCCACTGATTGAAAAATGGTCTTGTATTTGCCCAGAGAACTTGCCTGGATCACGGTCCCTTCTTTTGCGGCGATACTTCGAAGACCGGTTACGGCCAGTTCCCTCCCCACAATCAACATCACCACCCACGCCGGAATACGATCCAAGGGGATGAGAAGGATCATGGTGGCCGAAACAAGGATCTTGTCGGCCAATGGGTCCAGAAATTTGCCCAAGGCCGTGACATTTCCATGTTTTCGGGCGAAATACCCATCTAAAAAGTCGGTCACGAAGGCAAGACCGAAGAAGAGGGCCGACAGGAAACTTCCCAATCTGCCCTGAAAATTCAGGCAGGCAGCCACCAAGGGGATACAGAAAAACCTGAAGAGAGTAAGGGTATTAGGCAGGTTCAGTAAAACATCCCGACTATCTTTCCTTCCGCCCATGGGATGCTATCTGGTCGGGATGCCTGACCGAAAACGCTCGTAGTAGGTCAGCACCCTTTTTACGTAGGTCATTGTTTCAGGATAGGGAGGGATTCCATTGAAGGCCTCCACCGTCTCCGGGCCGGCATTGTAAGCTGCCAGGGCCAACTTTTTATCCTGGTTAAATCGCTCCAACAGGAGCCTCAGGTAACGGGTCCCCCCGATGATATTCTCCCTGGGATCAAAGGGATTGGAAACCTTCATGGCATAGGCCGTCTCCGGCATAAGCTGCATCAATCCGCGGGCCCCCTTCTTCGAGACCGCCCTGCGGTCGAAATCGGACTCGGCCTTGATCACCGCCCGGATGAGATGGGGATCCACACGGAACCTCCTGGCGGCCTGAAGGATAATACGATCATAGTCCCTGACGTTGAGTTCGTCTCGTCTCGGGCGGCTTCGTATATAAAGCTTGTACCGGGGGTCAGATTTGATATTCGAGAAGTGCCAGACCCCGTTTTTGTCACAATAGCGGTAAATGTCCGCCGAAGCAATTGGAACGGCGACCCAAAGGATCAGGAAACAGACCAGCAGGGATTCTTTAGGCTTTGCTGCCCGCATGGTTATCCCATCTTCCTCCAATCGGCCAGGAATTTCTCAAGTCCTATATCCGTCAGGGGATGATTGATCAGTTGCTCCATAACCTTGAATGGAATCGTAGCAATATCCGC from Deltaproteobacteria bacterium includes the following:
- the pgsA gene encoding CDP-diacylglycerol--glycerol-3-phosphate 3-phosphatidyltransferase — translated: MGGRKDSRDVLLNLPNTLTLFRFFCIPLVAACLNFQGRLGSFLSALFFGLAFVTDFLDGYFARKHGNVTALGKFLDPLADKILVSATMILLIPLDRIPAWVVMLIVGRELAVTGLRSIAAKEGTVIQASSLGKYKTIFQSVATIGLCLHYEYFHVDFHLIGMVFLWAALGLTLWSGWEYFLRFREVFFHGD
- a CDS encoding lytic transglycosylase domain-containing protein, which translates into the protein MRAAKPKESLLVCFLILWVAVPIASADIYRYCDKNGVWHFSNIKSDPRYKLYIRSRPRRDELNVRDYDRIILQAARRFRVDPHLIRAVIKAESDFDRRAVSKKGARGLMQLMPETAYAMKVSNPFDPRENIIGGTRYLRLLLERFNQDKKLALAAYNAGPETVEAFNGIPPYPETMTYVKRVLTYYERFRSGIPTR